In one window of Bradyrhizobium sp. AZCC 1721 DNA:
- a CDS encoding serine hydrolase domain-containing protein: MTVALSTAIYPAIKNPSIGGFSQITSWYKKRIDAVDPSGKDLSGAVIAIAKEGKLAYLQPIGFQDRAKTIPMTTGSIFWIASMTKPITSVAAMMLVDDGKLDLDAPVAKYLPELKTMQVATAKPNPASGKIDIALEPPKRPMTVRDLLRHTSGLVYPPQFVDEPINRLYAKAAFKPDNSLAEFVTSLSSLPLAHQPGEVWEYSWGVDVLARAVEVASGQQFDQFLQSRIFKPLGMVDTGFYVPSENLGRVVEAPTTRPPQFDITKPRKLLSGGGGLASTALDYLRFCQMLLNGGELDGVRILAPETVKLMTANALPYDVSFVGRSVGPDHGTTFGLGFAIRTSGGSVGSFGWSGVWGTQFWVDPAQKVIAVQMIQVAPEKVSDYFTAMRNLTYGALNISQH; this comes from the coding sequence ATGACTGTCGCGCTCTCGACAGCTATCTATCCTGCTATCAAGAACCCTTCGATAGGGGGATTTTCGCAGATTACCTCTTGGTACAAGAAACGGATTGATGCGGTCGACCCTTCGGGCAAGGACCTGTCGGGTGCAGTCATCGCCATAGCTAAAGAGGGCAAGCTTGCCTATCTTCAACCCATTGGCTTCCAAGATCGCGCCAAGACCATTCCCATGACGACCGGCTCGATTTTCTGGATCGCGTCGATGACCAAGCCGATCACCAGTGTTGCAGCCATGATGCTGGTAGACGACGGCAAGCTCGATCTCGATGCTCCGGTCGCGAAATACCTGCCCGAGCTGAAGACCATGCAAGTCGCGACCGCGAAGCCTAACCCGGCGTCAGGGAAGATCGACATTGCGCTAGAACCGCCGAAGCGACCAATGACCGTGCGCGACCTGCTTCGTCATACTTCCGGCTTGGTCTATCCGCCGCAATTTGTGGATGAGCCGATCAACAGGCTCTACGCCAAGGCCGCTTTCAAGCCGGACAATTCCCTCGCCGAGTTTGTGACAAGTCTTTCGAGCTTGCCGCTGGCACACCAACCGGGTGAGGTCTGGGAATATAGCTGGGGCGTAGATGTTCTGGCGAGGGCTGTCGAAGTTGCTTCCGGCCAGCAGTTTGATCAATTCCTGCAGAGCCGCATTTTCAAGCCCCTCGGGATGGTTGACACCGGCTTCTATGTACCGAGCGAAAACCTCGGCCGCGTGGTCGAGGCACCAACGACGCGTCCTCCTCAATTTGACATCACAAAGCCGCGCAAGCTCCTTTCAGGTGGCGGCGGACTTGCCTCGACGGCTCTCGACTACTTGCGCTTCTGCCAAATGTTGCTCAATGGCGGTGAGCTCGACGGAGTTAGGATACTCGCACCTGAGACAGTGAAGCTGATGACCGCCAACGCGCTACCATACGATGTTAGCTTTGTGGGCCGCAGTGTCGGCCCAGACCATGGGACAACGTTTGGCCTCGGCTTTGCCATTCGCACCAGCGGCGGGTCAGTCGGCAGTTTTGGTTGGAGTGGAGTTTGGGGGACGCAGTTCTGGGTTGATCCGGCGCAGAAGGTGATCGCTGTACAGATGATCCAGGTCGCACCAGAAAAGGTCAGCGATTATTTCACGGCGATGCGCAATCTGACGTACGGAGCGCTGAATATCTCGCAACATTGA
- a CDS encoding LysR family transcriptional regulator translates to MDIRELRYFAAVFKERNLTAAAKRCFISQPSISAAITNLEAELGTALFIRHKKGVAPTEAAEQFHAVARRIIDEADAAKNLFRKPATRNALTLGLMRTLDRPRTIALLKPLTESADIALRLVGVDDAADARIVSKNLLRADEHFVPLWVERYVAVLPPSHPLTLKERLRTSDLASAAIVDRCHCEQSEFFSRAASPSRVPAAIAESEDWAMALVAAGVGIAIVPEGVARANSDVVVRAIDVDVKREVGLAYSAGRPPSEVLQNFIAKLQRQRPGAGRTKSKSRSS, encoded by the coding sequence ATGGATATCCGCGAACTCCGCTATTTCGCGGCCGTGTTCAAGGAGCGCAACCTGACGGCGGCCGCCAAGCGCTGCTTCATCTCGCAGCCCTCGATCTCGGCGGCGATCACCAATCTGGAGGCCGAGCTCGGCACGGCGCTGTTCATCCGGCACAAGAAGGGCGTGGCACCGACGGAAGCGGCCGAACAATTCCATGCCGTCGCCCGCCGCATCATCGATGAGGCGGACGCCGCGAAAAACCTGTTCCGAAAACCTGCGACGCGGAACGCGCTGACGCTCGGCCTGATGCGCACGCTCGACCGGCCACGAACCATTGCGCTTCTGAAGCCGCTGACCGAGAGCGCCGACATCGCGCTCCGCCTCGTTGGCGTCGATGACGCCGCGGATGCACGGATCGTCTCCAAAAACCTACTGCGCGCCGACGAGCATTTCGTTCCGCTCTGGGTCGAGCGCTACGTCGCCGTGTTACCGCCATCGCATCCGCTGACGCTGAAGGAGCGGCTGCGCACCTCCGATCTCGCCAGCGCCGCCATAGTTGATCGCTGCCATTGCGAGCAGAGCGAATTCTTCAGTCGCGCTGCATCACCGTCGCGTGTGCCCGCGGCGATTGCCGAATCGGAAGACTGGGCGATGGCGCTGGTGGCGGCCGGCGTCGGCATTGCCATCGTTCCCGAAGGCGTGGCGCGCGCCAACTCCGATGTCGTCGTGCGCGCAATCGATGTCGACGTGAAGCGCGAGGTCGGGCTCGCCTACAGCGCCGGGCGGCCGCCGTCGGAGGTGCTGCAGAACTTTATCGCGAAACTGCAGCGGCAACGGCCCGGAGCAGGCCGCACCAAATCGAAGTCCCGGAGTAGCTGA
- a CDS encoding MBL fold metallo-hydrolase, which translates to MRVHHLNTGTMCPIGRRLVNGTGSIFQRARMVCHCLMIETNDGLALVDTGIGLDDIANPPRLGPKWVRQTTPRLDPAETAVRQIEALGYSKSDVLHLLLTHLDRDHAGGIPDFPNAKVHVHRREYDMAVTGRTPAPKGRYITDQWKHGPQWAFYDEGGEDWFGFKGVRALGDREPDILMIPLPGHTLGHCGIAVRSGDKWLLHAGDAYFFHGQMQASPRMPLVLGMFQRRGDMDRAMRIENQERLRTLKANHGDAVTIFNSHDPVDYENCRCGQHQEVPAHARAG; encoded by the coding sequence ATGCGCGTCCACCATCTCAACACCGGCACCATGTGCCCGATCGGCCGGCGCCTGGTGAATGGCACCGGCAGCATTTTCCAGCGCGCGCGCATGGTGTGCCATTGTCTGATGATCGAGACCAATGACGGGCTGGCGCTGGTCGATACCGGCATCGGGCTGGACGACATTGCCAACCCGCCACGGCTGGGACCCAAATGGGTTCGGCAGACCACGCCGCGGCTCGATCCGGCCGAGACGGCCGTGCGGCAGATCGAGGCGCTCGGCTATTCCAAAAGCGACGTGTTGCATCTCTTGCTGACGCATCTCGATCGCGATCATGCCGGCGGCATTCCGGATTTTCCGAACGCGAAGGTGCACGTCCATCGCCGCGAGTACGACATGGCGGTGACCGGCCGGACGCCGGCGCCGAAGGGGCGCTACATTACCGATCAGTGGAAGCATGGGCCACAATGGGCGTTCTACGACGAGGGTGGCGAGGACTGGTTCGGTTTCAAGGGCGTGCGCGCGCTTGGCGATCGCGAGCCCGACATCCTGATGATCCCGCTTCCGGGTCATACGCTCGGCCATTGCGGCATCGCTGTGCGAAGCGGAGACAAATGGCTGCTGCACGCCGGCGACGCTTATTTCTTCCACGGCCAGATGCAGGCTTCGCCGCGAATGCCGCTGGTGCTCGGCATGTTTCAGCGCCGCGGCGATATGGATCGCGCCATGCGGATCGAAAACCAGGAGAGGTTACGAACGCTCAAGGCCAATCACGGCGATGCCGTGACCATCTTCAACAGCCACGATCCGGTCGACTACGAGAATTGCCGCTGCGGCCAACACCAGGAAGTGCCGGCTCACGCTAGAGCAGGATGA
- a CDS encoding DUF2846 domain-containing protein yields MQIPALKPGYGRVYFTRPGELTGSAIQPEIRLNNEVVGRSVPGGFSYVDRPPGKYAVTTATEVENAVTFQLAAGETKYIKTTVTPGILVGHVTPTLEFPEQGQSDIGRLRYVGTKF; encoded by the coding sequence TTGCAGATCCCGGCATTGAAGCCGGGTTACGGCCGTGTCTACTTCACCCGGCCGGGTGAATTGACGGGATCGGCTATTCAGCCCGAGATTCGGCTGAACAATGAAGTCGTCGGCAGATCGGTGCCCGGCGGCTTCTCTTATGTCGACCGCCCCCCGGGGAAATACGCCGTAACAACGGCAACCGAGGTGGAAAATGCGGTTACGTTCCAATTGGCAGCGGGCGAGACGAAGTACATCAAGACAACCGTGACACCCGGCATACTCGTCGGCCACGTCACGCCGACGCTCGAATTTCCCGAGCAGGGACAATCCGACATAGGCCGCCTCAGGTACGTCGGCACCAAATTCTGA
- a CDS encoding DUF4337 domain-containing protein: MKAEDAADMMDQEKENDRFKQRAAVSIAILAMLLAITGLGGANAGKEATNNNIYAANHYAFYQAKNIRQTDYNLAADAIELAFLQDGSLNAEARTALKAKAEAYRKTAARYESEPETQEGKKELMARAKDYESKRDHALKQDPYFDYAEALLQIAIVLISVSIVATLPWLAIVGGIVGAAGGLLMVNGYTLAVEIPFLAA; encoded by the coding sequence ATGAAAGCCGAAGACGCCGCGGACATGATGGATCAGGAGAAGGAGAACGACCGCTTCAAGCAGCGCGCGGCGGTCAGCATCGCCATTCTGGCGATGCTGCTGGCCATCACCGGGCTTGGCGGCGCCAACGCCGGCAAGGAGGCGACCAACAACAACATCTATGCCGCGAACCACTATGCCTTCTACCAGGCCAAGAACATCCGCCAGACCGACTACAACCTCGCGGCCGACGCGATCGAATTGGCGTTCCTGCAGGACGGAAGCCTCAACGCCGAGGCCAGGACGGCCCTGAAGGCAAAAGCGGAGGCCTATCGCAAGACGGCGGCACGCTACGAGTCCGAGCCCGAGACGCAGGAGGGCAAGAAGGAATTGATGGCGCGGGCCAAGGACTACGAGAGCAAGCGCGACCATGCGCTGAAGCAGGATCCCTACTTCGACTATGCCGAAGCTCTTCTGCAGATCGCCATCGTGCTGATCTCGGTCTCGATCGTCGCGACGCTGCCCTGGCTTGCGATCGTCGGCGGCATCGTCGGTGCCGCGGGTGGCCTGCTGATGGTCAACGGCTACACACTGGCGGTCGAGATACCGTTTCTGGCAGCATAG
- a CDS encoding DUF1254 domain-containing protein — protein sequence MIRLAFTIIAGVLLGGVVHLVSVLALPRIATQDAYSRLTPMTKENAVTALPLAEPNNAPMPFMDPAFAVAICRYDLSGGPLKLTVPVSQAYTSVSFYTRNEVAYYAINDRSAGRKVIELDLMTEEQHGELPEDEEVTAADRLIIDSPTTTGLIVLKALAPEPGLMPQAQAALAASRCTVETEPTPAKQPEPAPPVPAPAPAPRSKR from the coding sequence ATGATCCGGCTGGCATTCACCATCATCGCAGGCGTGCTGCTGGGCGGCGTGGTGCATCTCGTCAGCGTGCTGGCGCTGCCGCGCATCGCGACGCAAGACGCCTATTCGCGGCTGACGCCGATGACCAAAGAGAACGCCGTCACGGCGCTGCCGCTCGCCGAACCGAACAACGCGCCGATGCCGTTCATGGACCCGGCCTTTGCGGTCGCGATCTGCCGCTACGACCTCTCCGGGGGACCGCTCAAGCTGACGGTGCCGGTCAGTCAGGCCTATACGTCGGTGTCGTTCTATACCCGCAACGAGGTCGCCTACTACGCCATCAACGACCGCTCGGCCGGCCGCAAGGTTATCGAGCTCGATCTGATGACGGAGGAGCAACACGGCGAATTGCCGGAGGATGAGGAAGTCACCGCCGCCGACCGGCTGATCATCGACTCTCCCACCACGACAGGCCTGATCGTGCTCAAGGCCCTGGCGCCGGAGCCCGGCCTGATGCCGCAGGCGCAAGCCGCGCTCGCGGCATCGCGTTGCACCGTGGAGACCGAGCCGACGCCGGCCAAGCAGCCCGAGCCCGCACCGCCCGTGCCAGCCCCTGCGCCCGCGCCAAGATCCAAGCGCTGA
- a CDS encoding DUF1214 domain-containing protein, producing the protein MRLIFITLLALALATAVGLGSTYLTATRGTDLGTLTIGAWTARPKAGSSEIDPYSRASIARSGELPVGTGDGIAFTATTDDKNKPLDGRCDVIVSGVTPAARFWTLTLFDRKGHLVANSLQRYGFTSQEIVRGSDGGFEIRVAARSRAGNWLPTGGIERYALMLRLYDTPVGVATRTQRDAPMPAITTVNCP; encoded by the coding sequence GTGCGGCTGATCTTCATCACCCTGCTGGCACTGGCGCTTGCCACGGCCGTAGGTCTCGGCTCGACCTACCTGACGGCGACGCGCGGCACCGATCTCGGCACGCTCACGATCGGCGCCTGGACCGCACGGCCCAAGGCCGGCAGTTCCGAAATCGATCCCTATTCGCGCGCCTCGATCGCCCGCAGCGGCGAATTGCCTGTTGGCACCGGCGACGGCATCGCCTTCACGGCCACCACCGACGACAAGAACAAGCCGCTCGACGGGCGCTGCGACGTCATCGTCAGCGGGGTGACGCCGGCGGCCCGGTTCTGGACGCTGACGCTGTTCGACCGCAAGGGGCATCTGGTCGCCAATTCGCTGCAACGTTACGGCTTCACCAGCCAGGAAATCGTCCGCGGCTCCGACGGCGGGTTCGAGATCCGGGTGGCGGCGCGCTCGCGGGCCGGCAACTGGCTGCCGACCGGCGGCATCGAGCGCTACGCGCTGATGCTGCGGCTTTACGATACGCCGGTCGGCGTTGCGACGCGCACGCAGCGCGATGCGCCGATGCCCGCCATCACCACGGTGAACTGCCCATGA